In one Fusarium falciforme chromosome 5, complete sequence genomic region, the following are encoded:
- a CDS encoding ATPase GET3, which translates to MAAVISADDALEPSLQSLLDQRSLRWIFVGGKGGVGKTTTSCSLAIQLARVRRSVLLISTDPAHNLSDAFSQKFGKEARLVNGFDNLSAMEIDPNGSIQDMLAGQGDADDVNAAAGGLGGMMQDLAFAIPGIDEAMSFAEVLKQVKSLSYETIIFDTAPTGHTLRFLQFPTVLEKALAKVSQLSSQYGPLVNSFLGSGGQLPNGQNLNDMVEKLESLRETISEVNTQFQDAELTTFVCVCIAEFLSLYETERMIQELAGYGIDTHSIVVNQLLFPKKASDCDQCNARRKMQRKYLDQYEELYAEDFNVVKMPLLVEEVRGKEKLEKFSEMLVTPYVPPE; encoded by the exons ATGGCCGCCGTAATCTCCGCTGACGACGCCCTCGAGCCGTCACTCCAGTCCCTCCTCGACCAGCGCAGCCTCCGCTGGATCTTCGTGGGCGGCAAGGGCGGCGTCGGAAAGACCACCACCTCGTGCTCCCTCGCCATCCAGCTCGCTCGCGTCCGTCGctccgtcctcctcatctctaCCGACCCGGCACACAACCTCTCCGATGCCTTTTCTCAGAAGTTTGGCAAGGAGGCTCGCCTCGTCAACGGCTTCGACAACCTCAGCGCCATGGAGATTGACCCCAACGGAAGCATACAGGACATGCTGGCTGGCCAGGGCGACGCTGACGATGTCAATGCCGCTGCTGGTGGCCTGGGAGGCATGATGCAGGACCTTGCCTTTGCG ATCCCTGGTATCGACGAGGCCATGTCCTTCGCAGAGGTCCTCAAGCAGGTCAAGTCCCTCTCCTACGAAACCATCATCTTCGACACGGCCCCCACCGGCCACACCCTCCGCTTCCTCCAGTTCCCCACCGTCCTTGAAAAGGCCCTCGCAAAGGTGTCGCAGCTCTCGTCGCAGTACGGGCCCCTGGTCAACAGCTTCCTCGGCTCGGGTGGTCAGCTCCCCAACGGCCAGAACCTCAACGACAtggtcgagaagctcgagtcGCTGCGCGAGACCATCTCCGAGGTCAACACGCAGTTCCAGGACGCCGAGCTCACCACCTTTGTCTGCGTCTGCATCGCAGAGTTCCTGAGCCTGTACGAGACGGAGCGCATGATCCAGGAGCTCGCCGGCTACGGCATCGACACCCACtccatcgtcgtcaaccAGCTCCTGTTCCCCAAGAAGGCGAGCGACTGCGACCAGTGCAACGCTCGTCGCAAGATGCAGCGCAAGTACCTGGACCAGTACGAGGAGCTCTACGCCGAGGACTTCAACGTTGTTAAGATGCCCCTgctggtcgaggaggttcggggcaaggagaagctcgagaagtTTAGCGAGATGCTCGTCACCCCTTACGTTCCCCCGGAGTAA